The window CCAAGCTCTCAATAATgatattgaacataaacgaccatctcccgtcaaagttatcattattcttctcctctttcctccgaatgatattgaaatcacccccgacCAACATTGGAAGCTGTTTGGACCCACAAATTCGAACAAGATCCGCCAGAAACTCCGGTTTAAGTTCCGGCTGTGCGGCCCCatacaccgccaccaaagcccagtcgaACCCATCAACTTTTGACCTAACCCGAAACTTAACCGCAAAGTCTCCCATCACAACACTCCGGACCTCAAGGGAATCGCATCTCACTCCCAGCAAGATACCTCCCGATCGTCCACGCGGAGGtaggcaatgccaatcgaaatcaacACCACCCGCAAGAGAGGAAAGAAACTGAGGAGCAAAACTATCTCTTCCAGTTTCGGACAGAGCAATGAAATCTAATCGGTGCTCCAGAGACGCATCAgcgagaaaccttcttttagccaagtccttgagacctctgctattccaaaagattcctttcataattcatcatgaaatttttttgcCGTACGAATCCTAGCACTTCTACGTACCGTGGATGCTGGATACACCTTCCGCTTCCACTTACGTTTAGGTTTATCATTGTCCACCATCCAGTCCTCATAACCGGGCAGTGGTGGTTGATGGACCTCAACATCTACGTTGGTCTCCTCCTCGTCTGACTCATTACAGGATGGTGCAAGGTCCGCACACAAATTGTCTAGCACTCTCACCCCCAATGCATCAATCTCAGCGTCATTCATAGGTCTCACTGCCGCTAGGTTGCGAATGGTTTCTAAAGCGCGTTCCGCTTCCAGATCCAAAAGATCATTAACCGAGTTGGAGATTTCAGAATTATTATTCCCTAGCGAAACCCCTACTTGATTTGCATTATGAATAATCTCATCCGTAGAAAAATGCAAAATAGAATTGGATAAGTTGACTGACATACCGGTAGTGACCTCGATGTCACGTAGCTTGGCCGCCCTCGTTGCGCACCTCTGTTGCATGTCATCAACCTCCGGATGGTCCTGGAGACGGGAACTCATTCGTCGCCCCTCAGAGACCGGGTCAGGGATTCCGCCGAAAGCAATAACCTCCTCCCGAGAAGCGCCAGTCGCAGGAAGCAGTGACGGACGGTTCCCACAGCCGGCGGTCAGGGGACCGGGGGCAGTAGGTGCCGGTACCACCTGTCCGAACACCCCCTCCGCCCTGACCCTCAAGGCTGAGGGTGTCACCATCCCGACAGCCGAGGATGAGGGATGGaccggggccacctgccccggactcCCTCCAATCACGGCAGGAGAAGCCGCATCCGTCGGAGCCGAAAGGGAAGGGTGTGGGGCCTCCTGCCCCATACGGCCTCCCTCATGGCCGGCCAGCACCGGCGCAGCAGGCGTcgctggggccacctgccccagacaaACTCCCAACCGCCCAGAAGAAGAGGCCGCAGCCGGCCACCCTCCCGAAGAGGACTCCTCCCTCTCAGGAGCCCTGATCGTAGCCAGAGAAGAGTGTGGAGTCGAGGCCTCCTGCCTTAGACCCCCTGCCAAGCTCGTAGTCACCACCTGCAGCTCAGACGTGGCAAGAATATCCGAGGGAGGCGAGAACGCTATCTCCGAACCTCCCTCCACTCCACGAACCTCCACACTCGGGCCCTCAAAGTCCAACACAGGTAAGGAGTGTTCAAACACCTCAGATGACTCCACCCGCTCACTCCATAATCTCGGAGGTGCAGAAGCAGGCTCAATGGTTCCAAATCTCAGAGTGGTCGACGGCACCGAAGATGGAGGCGCCGTCCCCCCTCCGGTGGTCTTGACCACAGACCCCGGTCTCTCGGCCTCTCGACCAGGATCAGCTACCGGTGGTTCCTTGCGCCCCTTGCAGTTGAACTGTTTGTACGTTTAGGGCTTTTTTTTTCTTCATTTGGTCTCCCTTGATTATATGATGCGAATCCCTTGATTATGTGATGCAGATCAGATCCATAGTTCCACACCCTCTGAACTCCCTACAGTTTTTGCAATTTCCGCCCCATGGCCAACAACTCAACTTCTTCAGTTAACAAGCCAATATCCGAGACCTCCTCGAGATGCCTAACAGAGTGTGTCACCATCGCCCACAACTTCGAGGTGACTAAATACTCTCTGCTCGAGGGTATGGGTATTGGCAAGTTCGTTACCTCGAGCACGTTCAGCGTCGGTGGCTACGAGTGGAACATCCTGATCTACCCTGATGGGAGCAATGAGGAGGACAAAGCTGCCTACATGTCGGCCTTCCTGTGTTTCTGTAGGGGGGCAACAGCGGGTGTCAAGGTGAAGTACACTTTGAGTTTATTGGAGAAAGATGGGACAGCTAGTGTTATAGGGGGCGAAAGACGTACCTTTCCGCCAGTAGGTGAGACTTGGGGCTGGGCCAAGTTTATTGACAAGTCTAAGCTGAAGGAACTGCTATCCCGCAATGACGACTGTTTCACAATCAGGTGTGTTTTGACCGTCATAAAAGACATTCGCACGGAAGATGCAAGCACAGCCCTAGTACCACTCCCACCATCGGACCTGCACACACACTTTGCAAACATGTTGAAGGATGGACACGGCATGGATGTGACATTCAGTGTTGGCGGCCAACTCTTCAGTGCACACAGATGCGTGCTGGCCGCCCGATCATCTGTCTTCAAGGCTGAACTTTTTGGTCAGATGAAGGAGACTTCTTTGAAATGCATCGAGATTGATGACATGGAGACAACCATCTTCGAGGCACTTCTTCACTTTATATACACAGACTCATTGCCTAGTAACTGGGATCTGGATCAGAATGTGGAATTGCAGCACTTGCTGGTTGCTGCAGATCGGTATGGACTTGACCGGTTAAAGGCTATGTGTGAAGGGAAGCTATGCCAGAGAATCGATGTGCAAACAGTTGCAACCACCCTTGCGTTAGCAGAGCAGCACCACGCCGCGCAACTCAAGGGTGCTTGTCTCACATACCTTTCTTCACAGGGGGTGCTTCGAGCTGTCAAGGAGACTGATGGATTCAAGCACCTCACTGCAAGCTGCCCATGGattatgatggacattttagacaaGGTCGCACCACCATCGGGAGTATGAAGCGGTCTGGCTCAGAATTTATGTTTTTCAAGTGTGGAGATCTGGTGGTACTCTATCGTTTTTTATGATGTGTTGAATGTACCCATTCTAAGACCGAACTTCTCTTCATGAACGTGTGATTTGTACTCTGAATTATTGGCACTAAAAATTCTAAGAAAATGCGcatgtttctttctttctttcttttgtgttgttttgtttttcTCTAACTTTTGGCAGTAAAATCTCCTATAGAACCAAACGGCACAAGGACTGAAGCTCTGTACCTGATCTTATCTGCTACACTGCAGTCTCTTCAACTACTATATATCCCCAGTTAACTCTGTACTTGTGATCAGATGAATGCTTAAATGGCTTCGCACATGCAGGCCGCGTGATGTGCCGGTGTCTGATAGCACAACAGGCCACAGCTTGTTTTTGATTCCTCATGTTTCATTACCGCTGGGATGGAAAGTACAAAAGATAGCGTCTACTACTCCAGCTCAGCACGAAGTAACCTATGTCAGGGGATTGATTTGCAAATATACAATCATGTGTACAATCATAGACATGTGTAATTTATCAATCAAAACATCATGACCAATTTTGACATAGGTTGAGATCGTGTTATTGGTGGTGGGGTGATCGACTGCTCAGCCTCTACCTCCTCCTCCACCGATGGCCGAAAGCCTCCTTGTCATCTTCGTTGTTCGAGCTCGAGGAATTGTCTGACACAGCCTTGGTCGGAGGAGCTGGAATGAGTAGGTGAAACAGTGGGTCTGAAGCAGCCTCACAATGGCCAATTCGGGCCCGATTTTGGTGTGGTCTGAGAAAAATGGTTGGCGGCGGCAAAGAGCTTGTGTTTGTGGAGGATGCCAGTGGGAATTTATCATGGCGGGGAGGTGAATCGACATCGCACCGCCCAGTTTGCCACTTTTTTGGGGGAGAGGAGCCGAAGCGGTGATCAAAGGAATTTGGAACGCCTCTAAGTCTGAAGCGGTACGAAGTAAACAAGATACATCATTGACCGGCCACTATTAACAAGTCAgtgataaaaaaaatgagagatgaGCCAGTACATAACAACCCGTCAGTGAGAAGATGGGCTCAaatatctttatctttatctttacctctttacctaataataaagagaactgggtttctggtcgtccgtcatatAAATTGCCCCTAAAGTTGTCCCTATTTACCCACCATGCCACCAGTAAGTAAAGAAAAcgatttgttttaaaaaaaatcgcCGTCAAATTTAGTCTTATACGGGAGACCAGGGTTCGATCCCTGCTCGCATACCCTTTTTCTCCCCTTTTCTGCAATATATATAGCAGGCCGTAATGGGCCGGCCCGTAATGACGCCCCTGTTTTTCTTTTGCCTTTTTCCTTTctcatttttttcctgtttttcgtTCTTTAAATCACTCCGGAATTTCCAAAAAAGTAATGACGCCCctgtttttcttttgcttttttcctttctcatttttttcctgtttttcatTCTTTAAATCacaccgggatttccaaaaaaaaaacaaatttcaaaaaagttGCCGTACTGAGAAAATATACAGATACATCATAAAATGTTTGCGCATTCAAAAAacatttgagagatcataaataNNNNNNNNNNNNNNNNNNNNNNNNNNNNNNNNNNNNNNNNNNNNNNNNNNNNNNNNNNNNNNNNNNNNNNNNNNNNNNNNNNNNNNNNNNNNNNNNNNNNNNNNNNNNNNNNNNNNNNNNNNNNNNNNNNNNNNNNNNNNNNNNNNNNNNNNNNNNNNNNNNNNNNNNNNNNNNNNNNNNNNNNNNNNNNNNNNNNNNNNNNNNNNNNNNNNNNNNNNNNNNNNNNNNNNNNNNNNNNNNNNNNNNNNNNNNNNNNNNNNNNNNNNNNNNNNNNNNNNNNNNNNNNNNNNNNNNNNNNNNNNNNNNNNNNNNNNNNNNNNNNNNNNNNNNNNNNNNNNNNNNNNNNNNNNNNNNNNNNNNNNNNNNNNNNNNNNNNNNNNNNNNNNNNNNNNNNNNNNNNNNNNNNNNNNNNNNNNNNNNNNNNNNNNNNNNNNNNNNNNNNNNNNNNNNNNNNNNNNNNNNNNNNNNNNNNNNNNNNNNNNNNNNNNNNNNNNNNNNNNNNNNNNNNNNNNNNNNNNNNNNNNNNNNNNNNNNNNNNNNNNNNNNNNNNNNNNNNNNNNNNNNNNNNNNNNNNNNNNNNNNNNNNNNNNNNNNNNNNAGATCATAAATAGTAGGCCCTAATGGGCCGGCCCGTAATGACGCCCctgtttttcttttgcttttttcctttctcattttttttcctgtttttcatTCTTTAAatcactccgggatttccaaaaaaaaacaaatttcaaaaaagttGCGCGTACTGAGAAAATATACAGATacatcataaaatgtttgtgaattcaaaaaacatttgagaaatcataaaaagtTCGTGATGTAAAAACAAAACTGTTTgcatatttaaaaaaatcatgatttaaaAAACAATAAAATAAATTAATGATTTATAGAATATGATCGTGTATTCGAAATATATTTGGGAATTTGAAAACAATGTCCatgaaattttggaaaatgttcacaaaaattaaaacTGATTCTTAAGTAATGAAAAAAACAGACCATCGCTTAGGCAGAGGTTTTATTAGGGGATCTGTAGAGGTTTTATTAGGCGATCATAAAATGTtcataattaaaaaaattgtttgcatattataaaaaaaatcatgatttaaaaagcaatgaaataaaaaatgttcatgatttctaaaAAT is drawn from Triticum dicoccoides isolate Atlit2015 ecotype Zavitan chromosome 4A, WEW_v2.0, whole genome shotgun sequence and contains these coding sequences:
- the LOC119288246 gene encoding BTB/POZ and MATH domain-containing protein 2-like, producing MANNSTSSVNKPISETSSRCLTECVTIAHNFEVTKYSLLEGMGIGKFVTSSTFSVGGYEWNILIYPDGSNEEDKAAYMSAFLCFCRGATAGVKVKYTLSLLEKDGTASVIGGERRTFPPVGETWGWAKFIDKSKLKELLSRNDDCFTIRCVLTVIKDIRTEDASTALVPLPPSDLHTHFANMLKDGHGMDVTFSVGGQLFSAHRCVLAARSSVFKAELFGQMKETSLKCIEIDDMETTIFEALLHFIYTDSLPSNWDLDQNVELQHLLVAADRYGLDRLKAMCEGKLCQRIDVQTVATTLALAEQHHAAQLKGACLTYLSSQGVLRAVKETDGFKHLTASCPWIMMDILDKVAPPSGV